From Pararhizobium sp. A13:
GCATGGACCTCGACACCTTCCGGAAGCTTGATGTTTCTCTGGGCGGCGGCGACCTCGATCGCGCCCATGTAACAGGCCGACCAGGCGGCACCGAAGAGGTTTTCGGCGGCCGGGTGCGGCTGCGTCAGCTTGAGGTCCAGCTTGCCGTCGCTGCTGCGGGCAAAGCCGTCGCGGCCGCCCTTGTTGTGGGTCTTTCCGGTGAAAAGAAGCTTCTCGGTCATGGCGATATCCTTTGTGTTCGCTTTTGCTCGTATCCGATCTAATCGGATGCGAGTTAACTACGCTTCGTGCGGACCCTTGTCAACACTATTCCGATTTAATCGGATACGATTTATATTCGGCAGCGCGCTGGGGTGAGATCGATTGCGAAACCGGCGCCTCCACCATCCCCGTCCATCCCCGCCTTTTGCGCCCGTGCCATACTCCTCTCGTCTCGCCATCGGATACACCGGAAAGCGTTGCCGACGAGGCGGGGCCGGTGCCTACGGTCGGTGTTTGAAACGCAGGCGCGGCCGCGGGGGCCTGCAGAAAATGGTTTCCCTCTCGTCTGAAACAGGACGGGGCGTGCCTGTGAGGCACACATGAGGAGCGGCGACTGGTGTGTCGAAAGACAGGCCCTTCGTGGCGCGGCAGCGAGAGCTGCGAGCACCACCCTGTACCGGAAAAAGGTGCCGCCATCCCCGCAGAGAAACCGCAGTTGCAGGTAAAAACCACCGCGACGGGACACATCGCGTGTCACTTTTATCTACTCAACCAGGCACACGATGTGCCCCGGCCGATCCCGCCTGGCCCTTGAGGCCGGCGAACCGAAAATGACTTGAAGCACGGGCGAAAAACCGCCGCGTGATTGCAGGTGCGTGCACAGACCATGAGCCCCTCGCCACCCGGTTCGAAAAGCTGCGCGCGTCCATCGCGAAGATGGAAGAGGAAAGGCTGGAACTGGAAATGTTGCGGGAAGAGATCGAGGGGTGGTTGGGGCCGAGGGGTTGGGTGGGCTGCGGACGCAGCGTCGGCTTTGCGCACATTTTCAGCCATTCGTGGCGCCTCTCCCCAGCCGACCTGCGCACATTCGCCGAAGCATTGGCGCGAGGAACTCGCTGAGCCTAGGAACTCGGAAGCCCGGCTCTCGACAGCATTTCGAGGAACCGCGAGTGATGATGATCCTCTACATAGCGCGGCACAAAACCGGGCGAGACATTGCTCAGATTGAGATGTGGGAGTTGTGACAGGCAATGATGGATGGCCCGGGACGCTTCTTCGCTATTTCCCGTAGCGGCCGCCGCCGCCGCCCAATAAAGGGCGCCGCGAACGAAGCCCGGCTTTGTGCTGACCACTCTGCGAGCAACTTCGAGAGCCCGTTGATCGTTGCCGCCGGCGAACTGGGCCACGACCATGCTGTGGTGACGCCAGAAATCGATGACATCATGCGCTCCAAGCCGGATCGCCTCGTTGGCCTCATGCAGCGCCTCGCTTATTTGCCCGCGCAAGCCGTAGAGTTCCGCAAGATCCCCATGGGCACTGGGATAGCTTGGGTTTAGGCTGACCGCGTGCCGGCACTCGACAATTGCCTCGTCAATTCGGCCCGCACATTCATAAGCGAATGACAGGATGCATCGGGCAATTTCATCGTCAGGCACCGCCCGCACGGCAGCTTCCGCAAGCCGTAGCGAACGCTCGACATGCTCCTGTTTCCATGGAAGTGCACCAAAGGCCAGGGCCATGGACGTCGCGACAGACAGCGTCCGCTTTGCCCGCGCATTGTCGGGCGCTATCGCAACGGCCTTCTCGGCGAGTTCCATCGCAATCAGCAGCGAGTCCCGCGTCATTTCAAAATACTTTGTGTAAGCCTCGTTCACCAGCCTGCGCACTTCAGAGGCGCCAGGCGGGCTTTTGTCGCGAACTTTCCAGTTCGTCAGTTGAAGTGCGAGGCTCACGGCCAATACGACGGATTGCGCGATCCGGTCCTGGAAATCGAGTGCGTTCTCGGAATGGCCATCGAACTTCTGTGCCCAGACATTGTGAGCGCTGGTAGCGTCGACAAGCTGGACGTTTACCCTCATTTCATCGCGGAACCTCTGGATGCTGCCGCTCAGGACATAACGCGCCCGCAATGTTCGTGGAATTTTGGATTCATCGCATGCGTCATGCTTCTGCAGGGGCGAGAAGCCCGCGAGGACGACATAGTCGGTCTGCTGGGAGAGAGACGTGATGATGTCCTGCACGAGCCCCCTGGCAAAATAGGTGTCGCCACGCTCACCTGTCAGATTGACGAAGTTGGCGACACTGATAGATGGGCGCCCGAAGCGCCGGCCTGCCGGGCCATCTCTCGCTGGCTGCAAATGAACGGAATTCGAGGCGGTATTGGCGGCCGGCAGCATGGATTGCCAGAGCGCTCGCGTCTCAGGGCTGACTTCGACGCCGAATTCCTGCTTCAACATGCTTCTGCACGTCTCGAATGTCCGCATCGCCCGGTCGTGTTGGCCGCAGGCGATAAGCAATTCCATCTTGAGCCGATGGGATGCTTCCCGCGTCGGTTCCATTGCGAGGAGACGATCGGCCAGGGCCAGCCCCGTTTCCACGTCGACGAGACGGCCAAGCTTTTCAAAGGAGTCAAGCGCGAGGTTCAGCAGCCTGTCGCGCTCCAAGGCCACCCAATCATCGAACGCGCTTCTTCCCAGGTAGAAGCCGTCGAGAAACGGGCCGCCATAGGACGCCAGAGCCATTTCGAGCTCTTGCGGCGAGCGGGCAGTAAGCGCTGCTTCAAAATCCTCGACATCGACCCCGACAGTGTCCGGCTTAAGGCCAATGATATCCTTCCGGGATTGGATGATATCGGCGCCGGCTCGCATGAGGTTGCGGCGCAGAACGCTGATAGTCTGCCGCAGGCTGTTGCGCGCGTGCTCGCCATCGCTGTCGCCCCAAAGCAAGTCGGCCAGTTTGTCCCGTGGCGCCGCCATCCCAGGACACCGGGCGAGATATGCGATGATGGCCGAACCTCTCTTGCCCGTCAGCCAGACCTGGCCGTCTTGCTCCTTCTCGATTCGGAATCCGCCGAAAAGAAAAATTCTCAGTCTGGCAATGCGGTCGCAAGTCGGCATTTGCGCTTTAAAGCAGTTCATGACGAAATCCTAATACAAAACTAACACCACGCCCAGCCTTCAAACGCCGTTGTGACGCCAGCTCAATTAAACCTTCGAACAGAGCAACCAGGACGCAACTGGCCGGGGGCTGGCAATGGGGACCAATTCATTCTTGACACTGGCGGGGAGCCTCGCGGCTTCGATTTTTTGGGGACTGCAGGCACATACCGCCGACGTTGACGCTGCCATCGTATTCGCGGTCGATTTCTCATCCTCGATCGACCCAGATACTGCCGACCTGCAGCGAAAGGGACATGCCGCTGCCCTTACTTCGCCGGAGATCGTTGCGGCCATTGCCGGCAATCATCTTGGCTGCATTAGCGTTGCTTATTTTGAATGGGCGAGTCCGGGGCGCGTCAGGAAAGTGCTGCCCTGGACGAATATCTGCGGGCTAGAAGATGCCGAAGCGGCCGCCCTGATGATCCGCGAGAGGGGCGACACAGGCTTTGGCCGCAGGGGGCGAGGCGGCACGTCCGTTTCCTCAGCCATCGACGTCGCAAGTCTGTTACTCGATCAGTTTCCAGGAAGGGCCAACAAAAAAATAATCGACATCTCCGCCAATGGCGAGAATAACGACGGGCGTCCTGTTGAGCCGAGCAGGGTGAAGGCAATTGCCAAGGGATACACGATCAATGCGATTGCCATTCCAGCCCAGGACGAGAACCCTGGCCGTCAGCTGGCATCCTATTTTGCCGACTATGTCATTGGTGGTCCCGAGGCTTTCGTCATGACGCCGACCGATCCAGGCGACTACGCCACGGCTCTCCGCCGCAAATTGGCGACCGAAATAAGTATGAACGTTGATCCACAATTCCCGCCAGAGGCGGATGTCGGCTTTCGAAGAGGCAATCTGAGTCGGGAATGGGGCGATGAGCAGACCGGGGACATTGCCTCCTCTGTGCCAAAAAGCGAATTTTCAAACCAGTAATTCCGTGGCCTCAGCCACCCCGCATGTAACCCTTGACGCTCAGGAAAGCGCCCAGCGTACCGATGATCAATGCCGCCACGACGGTAGAGGCGCGGCCGCTATAGATAGTCGAACCCGTCGCAATTGCGACCTGCGGCAAGACGATGCGGATGATGCCACCGATTGTCATGAGCCAGCCCAGCGCTGTGATGATCACGCGCCAGTCCATCTGCCATCTATTGTGCAGGTTGACGATTGCGAGACCAGCGAGCAGCGACAGAAGACCGGACAGATAGAACAGGATGCCAAAGTGCAGCGCCTCCGCGATCATGGTCTCATACATGCCAAGATTGATCAGCATGCCGAGCGCGACCGCGGCGAATGTCGGCCCCAGGAGTCTGGCGAGAAATAACGATCGATCCAAGAGGCACCTCCGCTCCGCGCCGACCAATGAATATGTAGGCGTAGAAGCCAGCGCGTCAAACGTGGTGAGCGCAGAACCACCGTAGTCCAACGCACTGGCGAGCGAGACCACCAACGTCGGCTCGTCGGTCAGCAGCCGAAACTTCGCTCGACGCTCCTTAACGTCCACAAAAACGTCCACAAACCGAGTGTTCCCGTCGTTCGGGTTCCAGCAGATTGACCCTCTTCGTCTCACCACAGCCACCTCCGGACGCGGGCCTTGTAGGCGAGATAGACGTCACCGAACTTCCGCTCGAGATAGGCCTCCTCGCGGGCGACCACGCCGTAGCGGATGACGAGATAGAACAGCACCAATAGGACGATGAGCCACAGGCTGTCGAAGGCGACGGCGAGGCCGATAAGGCCGAGGAACATGGCGATATAGATCGGGTTGCGCGTGAAGCGGTAGGGGCCCTCCTCGACGATCGTCGACGTCGGCTGGGTGGTCTGGATCTGCGTCCCTGCGCGGTGGAAGGTCGCCGCCGCCCAGATCAGCAGCGCCAGGCCGGCGAGGAACACGATGCCGCCCAGCCAGCCGGCCGGTGCGGCCGCCGGCAGGAACGGCAGCGGATAGAGCCAGTCGAGCGCGAGCCCGGCGATCGCCGCAAGCGCCCAGGGGATCGGCGGCCGTACCGCCGCGCCTGAACTGTCGCGCAAATTCCCGGTCGCGTCGTTCATGCCGCTACCCGTCCGATCCACTCCCTGGCACCCGGAATTTCGGCCCCTCCACCGATAGGAGTTTACGTCGCTTCGAAAGAGATTTGAAGGCAGAACGGAAGCACTTTGGCTGATCGACACACCCACCCTGTCACGTCGCCCTTACAGGCCCTTGGGGCGGGGATCCAGTGACCTACCGTCGGTCGGGCGTTTCGCGCCGCGTGATTGCGGGCGCATGTGCGATCCCGATACACGTCTTCGTGGATTTCAATAGTTAGTAATTCACTTAACTATCCATTGCATCAAAATCCGCATTGTGATACTTAGGTATATGCTTAACTATTCGAACCAGCTCGATCTCATGTTTCAGGCGCTCGCCGATCCGGCACGCCGCACAATGGTGGAACGGCTCTGCCGCGGACCGGCTTCGGTCAGCGAACTGGCGGGACCGCTCACCATGTCGCTGCCCTCGGTGATGCAGCACCTGCAGGTGCTGGAACTGAGCGGCCTGGTCCAGTCGACGAAGATCGGGCGGGTCAGGACCTGCACGATCGACCGCCAGGTCCTGAGCCTGGCAGAGCAATGGATCTCCGACCGCCGCGCATTGTGGGAACGCCGCCTCGATGCACTGGGGGAGTATCTCGCCGAAGACAGTAGAGAAACCGAAGGGAGCAAGACATGACCGAACGCAGCGTTACCCACGCCACATTCATCATCGAGCGCGTCTATGACGCCGCGCCCGCCCGCGTCTTCAAGGCCTTTTCCGACCCGGCCGCCCGCGACCGCTGGTTCGTCAAAGCCGATGGCTGGCCGATCGCCGAATATTCGTTCGATTTCCGCGTCGGCGGCCGCGAATCCGGCCGCTTCAGCCCGGACGGCGGTACGATGATCTATAACGACACCGTCTATCACGACATCGTGCCCGACAACCGGATGATCTTCGCCTATACGATGACGATCGGCGAAAACCGCATTTCCGCGTCGCTCGCCACTGTGGAACTGAAGCCCGAAGGCAAGCGGACACGGCTCGTTTTCACCGAGCAGGGCGCCTTCCTCGACGGGCTGGACCAGGTGGTAGATCGCGAACAAGGCTGGCGGGGAATCCTTGGCCATCTCGCCCGCGAACTCGAACGCGACGCGGCAGCCGCCTGAGCGGAGAGGAGGAAACTGTCATGACCGAACGCTCGGTAACCCATGCCACCTTGACCATCACACGCCATTACGACGCGTCACCGGCCCGCGTCTTCGCCGCCTTTGCGGAAAAGGACCGCAAGGCCCGCTGGTTCGGCAGTCACGAGGGCTGGAAATCGCAGAGCTATATCTTCGATTTCCGCACCGGCGGCCGCGAGCACCTGAGCATCACTGCTGCCGACGGCGTCGTGCACACGTTCGACGCGCGCTATCAGGACATCGTGCCCGACCAGCGCATCGTCTACAGCTACGACATGCACCTCAATGAGATGCGTATCTCGGTGTCGCTCGCGACCGTTGAACTCAAGCCGGACAGCAAGGGAACGAGGCTCGTCTTCACCGAGCAGGGCGCCTTCCTCGACGGCCACGACAATGTCGGCCAGCGCGAGACCGGGACCCAGTCGCTGCTCGACAACCTCGCAGCCTCGCTCGCCGCCGACGAACCGGCGAAGCGTTCAGCTTGAACAGAGGACATGCGATCGGCGCCCGTTTTGCAGAGCCGGGCGTCCCATATTGATTCCAACGCGGACTGGCGCTATTTAAGCGTCTCGTGGTGATTTGGCCGGCCGGCTTGCAGCCACGTTAAACAAGTCGCTAAAGGGCCGTGCATGCGCAAGCAAAGCGGGCCGGTAGCGATCTTGTCGTTGCCGGTTTTTTTGTTCCGCTTGCCCTGACCCGAGTGTTGCCCATGCCCATCAAGATTCCCGATACGCTGCCCGCTTTTGAAACCCTCGTGAAAGAGGGCGTGCGGGTGATGACCGAAACCGCGGCGATCCGTCAGGATATCCGCCCGCTGCAGATCGGGCTCTTGAACCTCATGCCGAACAAGATCAAGACCGAGGTGCAGATGGCGCGCCTTGTCGGCGCCACGCCGCTGCAGGTCGAGTTTTCGCTGATCCGGCTCGGCGGCCACAAGGCCAAGAACACGCCGGAAGACCATCTGCTCGCCTTCTACGACACCTGGGACGAGGTGAAGGACCGCACGTTCGACGGCCTGATCATCACCGGTGCGCCGGTCGAGACGCTGGACTACGAGGACGTCACCTACTGGGGCGAGATGCAGCAGATCTTCGACTGGACGCACACCCATGTCCATTCGACGCTCAACATCTGCTGGGGTGCCATGGCGGCGATCTACCATTTCCACCGCGTGCCGAAACACACGCTGAAGGAAAAGGCCTTCGGCGTCTACCGCCACCACAATCTCAACCCGTCGTCTGTCTATCTGAACGGCTTCTCCGACGATTTCCAGATCCCGGTGTCGCGCTGGACCGAAGTCCGCCGCGCCGACATCGAGAAGGTGCCAGAGCTCGAGATCCTGATGGAATCCGACGAGATGGGCGTCTGCTTCGTGCACGAGAAGGCCGGTAACCGCCTCTACGTCTTCAACCATGTCGAATATGATTCGACCTCGCTGTCGGACGAGTATTTCCGCGACGTCGATGCCGGCGTGCCGATCAAGATGCCGCACAACCACTTTCCGCACAACGACCCGGAACTGCCGCCACAGAACCGCTGGCGCAGCCACGCGCATCTGTTGTTCGGTAACTGGATCAACGACATCTACCAGACGACACCCTATGATCCGGCCGATATCGGGAAGGATCGAAAATGACGACAAATCTGGTGATCCAGCCGCTTCAAAAGATGCTTTTAGACAATCCGGGCGGCGGCTTCGCCCAGCACCGCGTTTGACCTGCGATCAACCCCGGTGAATTGTATGACTTTTCGGTTGCCGCTTCGCCCGAAATGACGCAGTTTGCCGCCCAGGCAGTGGAGGAAGAACAGCCGTGCAGACAGAAACTGAAATATTTGGCCATCTCCCCTCCGGTGAACCTGTTCACCGCGTCACCATCCGGGGCGGCGGCCTGACCGCGCATATCCTTACCTGGGGATCGGTCATCCAGGACCTGCGCCTCGACGGCCACGCTGCACCGCTGGTCCTCGGCTTCGAGAATTTTCAGGATTATCTCGATCACTCCCCCTATTTCGGCGCGACGCCGGGGCGCAACGCCAACCGCATCGGCGGCGGGCGCTTCTCGATCGATGGCACGCCCTACCAGCTCGAATGCAACGAAAAGGGCGTCACGCATCTGCACGGCGGCAGCGACGGCATCGCCAAGCGTCTCTGGACGATCGCCGAACAGGCCGAAGACCGTGTCGTGCTGACGATCGTCGATCCCGACGGCCGCGCCGGCTATCCCGGCAATTGCACCGTCACCTGCTCCTATACGTTAAGCGATGGCGGCGTCCTCAATGTCGTCTACGAGAGCACAACCGATCGCGCGACGATCTGCAATGTCTGCCAGCACAGCTATTTCAATCTTGACGGTACCGCCGATGCGTTCGGCCACGACGTGATGATCGCCGCCGACCAGTATCTGCCGACGGACGAGCGGCAGGTGCCGACCGGCGAAATCCGCGCCGTGGACGGCAACGTCTTCGACCTGCGCGCCATGACGCCGATGCGCCGCCAGATGGAGGGCGACAGGATCGGTTACGACCATAATTTCTGTCTCGCCGACGCACGCGGCCCCAAGCAGTCCGTCGCCCTGGTGCGCAGCATCAATTCGGGCGTTTCGCTGGAGGTCCGCACCACAGAGCCCGGCGTGCAGTTCTACACCGGTTTCAAGATGAACGTCCCGGTCCCCGGCCTTGAAGGCCGCCGCTACGGCCCCTTCGCCGGATTCTGCCTGGAAACGCAGATTTGGCCGGACGCCGTCAACCACGCGAATTTCCCGCAAGCCGTCCTGCGGCCCGGCGAGACATTGCGGCAGGAAACAGACTACGTCTTTACCAGGAGCTGACATCCTGCTCAGATACGGCTCAAGGGAAGTCTCGCGGCGCGCTCGTCTTTGACGCGACTGCGGGTGACCCGAGCCGGGAGGAGTGGAGACGATGTCGGGAACGGGAAGAGGAAAGATCGCACTGGTGACCGGCGGCGGCACCGGCATCGGCCGCGCAATTGCCGAAGCTCTGGTGGAACACGGCTTCACCGTCGTCATCTCCGGCCGGCGAATTGACGTTCTCCAGGCCACGGCAAGAGACATGGCCGCGCATACCACCGGCACCGTGCGGGCATTCGCCGCCGACGTCGGCGATCCGCAATCGGTCGCCACCCTCTTTCAGACCATCGCCCATGATTTCGGCCGTCTCGACCTGCTCGTCAACAATGCCGGCATGGGACTGCCCGCCGTGCCGATGGAAGACATCACCTTCGAACAGTGGAACGCCATCGTCGCCGCCAACCTGACCGGCGCCTTCCTCTGCACCCAGCAGGCGATGAAACTGATGAAGGCGCAGACGCCGCGCGGCGGCCGGATCATCAACAACGGCTCGATTTCCGCCTCGACGCCGCGTCCTTTTTCGGCGCCCTATACCGCGACGAAGCACGCCATCACCGGCCTCACCAAATCGACAGCCCTTGACGGCCGCCCCTTCGACATCGCCTGCGGCCAGATCGACATCGGCAACGCCTCGACCGAAATGACCGCCAGCATGAGCGGCGGCGTGCTGCAGGCCAATGGCGAGATTGCCAGCGAACCGACCATCCCCGCCAAACTCGTTGCCGACGCCATCGTCTACATGGCAGGCCTGCCGCTCGACGCGAACGTGCTGACGATGACGGTGATGGCGACAAAGATGCCGTTTGTGGGACGAGGCTGAGGGAGATACCACGGCAGCAATCGCGGCCAGCACCCGGCGCAGAACCGCACTTTCTCGGGGCCGCCGCGGAGTGATGTTTCGGCAAAATTCGGCTGCCGGCTAAAGAAAATGGGGAACCGCCGGGAGGTCTCCTGCGTTCACTGCCAGGAAGGAGAACCGACATGGCAAAGAACAGGATTCCGAAGAAGGTCGCGGGCTATAGAGTGCCGAAAGCCATCCGCAAATCGTCCGTCATCCGGTCGCTGCTCGCCAGCGATATCGGCCGCAACGTGCTCGCCAGTGCCCTGACCGCAGGTGCCGCCGCCGCCGCCGCCGTTCTCGTCGAAGAACGGGAAGACATTGCCGACGCGACCAGGAAGGGCGCGCGCAAGGGTGCGAAAGCCATGGGCCTTGCCGGTGACGCCATTCGCAGCGCTGCCCACGCCGCAACGGAAGTGGTGCGTGATGCGGCGGAGTCGGCCCTGCCAAAAAAAATGCGCAAGCAAGCGAAAGTGCACAGGGACGCAAACAAGGGCCCTCGCCGGGGCGCAGCCGTTCATTGAGGCCGGCGCCGCGTCGTGAGCCCGTGATAAAGCAAAGACGGCTGGAGCGCTTCCTTGAAAGGCGCTTCGGCGCCTCCGTCGCCGACCGCGCCGCCGCCGCAGCC
This genomic window contains:
- a CDS encoding Ohr family peroxiredoxin — protein: MTEKLLFTGKTHNKGGRDGFARSSDGKLDLKLTQPHPAAENLFGAAWSACYMGAIEVAAAQRNIKLPEGVEVHAEIDLNVDDGSYFLRARLNVSLPGIDRDVAHELIHAAHEICPYSKATRGNVDVATNLI
- a CDS encoding BTAD domain-containing putative transcriptional regulator codes for the protein MAAPRDKLADLLWGDSDGEHARNSLRQTISVLRRNLMRAGADIIQSRKDIIGLKPDTVGVDVEDFEAALTARSPQELEMALASYGGPFLDGFYLGRSAFDDWVALERDRLLNLALDSFEKLGRLVDVETGLALADRLLAMEPTREASHRLKMELLIACGQHDRAMRTFETCRSMLKQEFGVEVSPETRALWQSMLPAANTASNSVHLQPARDGPAGRRFGRPSISVANFVNLTGERGDTYFARGLVQDIITSLSQQTDYVVLAGFSPLQKHDACDESKIPRTLRARYVLSGSIQRFRDEMRVNVQLVDATSAHNVWAQKFDGHSENALDFQDRIAQSVVLAVSLALQLTNWKVRDKSPPGASEVRRLVNEAYTKYFEMTRDSLLIAMELAEKAVAIAPDNARAKRTLSVATSMALAFGALPWKQEHVERSLRLAEAAVRAVPDDEIARCILSFAYECAGRIDEAIVECRHAVSLNPSYPSAHGDLAELYGLRGQISEALHEANEAIRLGAHDVIDFWRHHSMVVAQFAGGNDQRALEVARRVVSTKPGFVRGALYWAAAAAATGNSEEASRAIHHCLSQLPHLNLSNVSPGFVPRYVEDHHHSRFLEMLSRAGLPSS
- a CDS encoding DUF1194 domain-containing protein, with the protein product MGTNSFLTLAGSLAASIFWGLQAHTADVDAAIVFAVDFSSSIDPDTADLQRKGHAAALTSPEIVAAIAGNHLGCISVAYFEWASPGRVRKVLPWTNICGLEDAEAAALMIRERGDTGFGRRGRGGTSVSSAIDVASLLLDQFPGRANKKIIDISANGENNDGRPVEPSRVKAIAKGYTINAIAIPAQDENPGRQLASYFADYVIGGPEAFVMTPTDPGDYATALRRKLATEISMNVDPQFPPEADVGFRRGNLSREWGDEQTGDIASSVPKSEFSNQ
- a CDS encoding isoprenylcysteine carboxylmethyltransferase family protein yields the protein MDRTGSGMNDATGNLRDSSGAAVRPPIPWALAAIAGLALDWLYPLPFLPAAAPAGWLGGIVFLAGLALLIWAAATFHRAGTQIQTTQPTSTIVEEGPYRFTRNPIYIAMFLGLIGLAVAFDSLWLIVLLVLFYLVIRYGVVAREEAYLERKFGDVYLAYKARVRRWLW
- a CDS encoding metalloregulator ArsR/SmtB family transcription factor, which encodes MLNYSNQLDLMFQALADPARRTMVERLCRGPASVSELAGPLTMSLPSVMQHLQVLELSGLVQSTKIGRVRTCTIDRQVLSLAEQWISDRRALWERRLDALGEYLAEDSRETEGSKT
- a CDS encoding SRPBCC family protein; translated protein: MTERSVTHATFIIERVYDAAPARVFKAFSDPAARDRWFVKADGWPIAEYSFDFRVGGRESGRFSPDGGTMIYNDTVYHDIVPDNRMIFAYTMTIGENRISASLATVELKPEGKRTRLVFTEQGAFLDGLDQVVDREQGWRGILGHLARELERDAAAA
- a CDS encoding SRPBCC family protein is translated as MTERSVTHATLTITRHYDASPARVFAAFAEKDRKARWFGSHEGWKSQSYIFDFRTGGREHLSITAADGVVHTFDARYQDIVPDQRIVYSYDMHLNEMRISVSLATVELKPDSKGTRLVFTEQGAFLDGHDNVGQRETGTQSLLDNLAASLAADEPAKRSA
- the metA gene encoding homoserine O-succinyltransferase, giving the protein MPIKIPDTLPAFETLVKEGVRVMTETAAIRQDIRPLQIGLLNLMPNKIKTEVQMARLVGATPLQVEFSLIRLGGHKAKNTPEDHLLAFYDTWDEVKDRTFDGLIITGAPVETLDYEDVTYWGEMQQIFDWTHTHVHSTLNICWGAMAAIYHFHRVPKHTLKEKAFGVYRHHNLNPSSVYLNGFSDDFQIPVSRWTEVRRADIEKVPELEILMESDEMGVCFVHEKAGNRLYVFNHVEYDSTSLSDEYFRDVDAGVPIKMPHNHFPHNDPELPPQNRWRSHAHLLFGNWINDIYQTTPYDPADIGKDRK
- a CDS encoding aldose epimerase family protein — its product is MQTETEIFGHLPSGEPVHRVTIRGGGLTAHILTWGSVIQDLRLDGHAAPLVLGFENFQDYLDHSPYFGATPGRNANRIGGGRFSIDGTPYQLECNEKGVTHLHGGSDGIAKRLWTIAEQAEDRVVLTIVDPDGRAGYPGNCTVTCSYTLSDGGVLNVVYESTTDRATICNVCQHSYFNLDGTADAFGHDVMIAADQYLPTDERQVPTGEIRAVDGNVFDLRAMTPMRRQMEGDRIGYDHNFCLADARGPKQSVALVRSINSGVSLEVRTTEPGVQFYTGFKMNVPVPGLEGRRYGPFAGFCLETQIWPDAVNHANFPQAVLRPGETLRQETDYVFTRS
- a CDS encoding SDR family oxidoreductase, which encodes METMSGTGRGKIALVTGGGTGIGRAIAEALVEHGFTVVISGRRIDVLQATARDMAAHTTGTVRAFAADVGDPQSVATLFQTIAHDFGRLDLLVNNAGMGLPAVPMEDITFEQWNAIVAANLTGAFLCTQQAMKLMKAQTPRGGRIINNGSISASTPRPFSAPYTATKHAITGLTKSTALDGRPFDIACGQIDIGNASTEMTASMSGGVLQANGEIASEPTIPAKLVADAIVYMAGLPLDANVLTMTVMATKMPFVGRG